In Cydia pomonella isolate Wapato2018A chromosome 1, ilCydPomo1, whole genome shotgun sequence, one genomic interval encodes:
- the LOC133519634 gene encoding myotubularin-related protein 9, with amino-acid sequence MEFIELISINKLDGVILKYPHQDNVDGTVCITGHHLILSSRKEGVRELWLLHRNIDSIEKKENKPVNGITQGGSLFLKCKDLRIFQLDISSSTELNMLAQTLENLSGLQDPSLFYPFFYRHMHPIMENGHTLYSIEGEFTKVLATEEWRISRVNQNYTVCPAYPKAVVVPKSVDDDILALAATFRQGGRFPVLSYRHNNGAVLLRAGQPLYGPKHRRCRPDEAILNAVVGPGMKGIIYDLRSTNSISQQQSKGGGTESNSNYSQWKIYNRSMDDVDNQQQLLDSYAKLIEACNDREISSDKWISRLESCGWPESVRNALHTACIVAQHIHQKAEPVLVHGTRGEDATLLVCSLVQIILNPDCRTIRGLQALVEREWLAAGHPFGARHRCGPYSAAPRAAPTFLLLLDCVRQFLEQYPCSFEYRQSFLITLFEHSYASQFGTFLCDSEQEREYRGVSEQTTSVWSWINQPDELSAYINPLYDPTPTVIWPSVAPMSFVIWEELYLRWSIPQSTEQREEQYGVIRAREQSLRARAHALRRELLDLAAQYYAPQDKQELLLHN; translated from the exons atggaatttatagagcttatatcaataaataaactggatggtgttattttaaaatatcctCACCAGGATAACGTCGATGGAACGGTGTGTATCACTGGACATCATCTCATTTTAAGTTCACGAAAAGAAGGCGTTCGCGAACTATGG CTTCTTCATAGAAACATAGATAGCAttgaaaagaaagaaaacaagcCTGTGAATGGCATTACGCAGGGTGGTTCCTTGTTCTTGAAGTGCAAAGATCTGCGGATATTCCAGCTCGACATCAGCTCTAGCACGGAACTAAACATGCTGGCTCAAACCTTAGAAAACCTCTCTGGGCTACAAGATCCCAGCCTTttctatccatttttttatagacATATGCACCCAATTATGGAAAATGGGCATACATTATACAG tatAGAAGGTGAATTCACAAAAGTGCTGGCAACAGAGGAGTGGAGGATATCTCGAGTCAACCAAAACTACACCGTGTGCCCGGCATACCCAAAGGCAGTGGTTGTCCCCAAAAGTGTAGATGATGATATTTTAGCACTGGCTGCAACATTCAGACAAGGTGGCCGATTTCCTGTGCTCTCATATAGGCACAACAATGGG GCAGTACTGCTGCGGGCGGGGCAGCCGCTGTACGGGCCGAAGCACCGGCGCTGCCGGCCCGACGAGGCCATCCTCAACGCCGTCGTGGGCCCGGGCATGAAGGGCATCATATACGATCTGAGGAGCACCAATTCCATTTCACAGCAGCAGAGTAAAG gTGGTGGCACAGAGAGCAACTCTAACTACTCTCAGTGGAAGATCTACAACAGGTCGATGGATGACGTTGATAACCAGCAACAGCTACTGGATAGTTACGCCAAACTTATTGAAG CCTGCAACGACCGCGAGATATCGAGCGACAAGTGGATATCGCGGCTGGAGTCGTGCGGCTGGCCGGAGAGCGTCCGCAACGCGCTGCACACCGCCTGCATCGTCGCGCAGCACATACACCAG AAGGCCGAGCCGGTGCTGGTGCACGGCACGCGCGGCGAGGACGCCACGCTGCTCGTGTGCTCACTGGTGCAGATTATACTAAATCCCGACTGCAGGACTATACGCGG TTTGCAGGCGCTAGTCGAGCGCGAGTGGCTGGCGGCGGGGCACCCGTTCGGGGCGCGCCACCGCTGCGGGCCGTACTCGGCCGCCCCCCGCGCCGCCCCCACCTTCCTGCTGCTTCTCGACTGCGTGCGGCAGTTCCTCGAGCAGTACCCCTGCAGCTTCGAGTACCGCCAGTCCTTCCTCATCACGCTGTTCGAGCACTCGTACGCGAGTCAGTTCG GGACCTTTCTATGCGACAGCGAGCAGGAGCGCGAGTACCGCGGCGTGAGCGAGCAGACGACCAGCGTCTGGTCGTGGATCAACCAACCGGACGAGCTCTCCGCCTACATCAACCCGCTGTACGACCCCACGCCGACCGTCATCTGGCCCTCCGTGGCGCCCATGAGCTTCGTCATATGGGAGG AGCTGTACCTGCGCTGGTCGATCCCCCAGTCGACGGAGCAGCGCGAGGAGCAGTACGGCGTGATCCGCGCGCGCGAGCAGTCGTTACGGGCGCGGGCGCACGCGCTACGCCGCGAGCTGCTCGAC